The following are encoded in a window of Paenibacillus polymyxa genomic DNA:
- a CDS encoding MGMT family protein — protein MQPFTARVLQIIRLIPEGKVMTYGQIATEAGSPRGARQVVRILHTLSEKHRLPWHRVVNRLGEIALQEDESASLQRLYLEEEGIHFNESGRIPLDQYLYDPQVEMEE, from the coding sequence ATGCAGCCTTTCACTGCCCGTGTGCTTCAAATTATACGGTTGATCCCTGAGGGAAAAGTAATGACTTACGGTCAAATTGCGACAGAGGCAGGAAGCCCAAGAGGTGCCAGACAGGTGGTGCGAATTTTGCATACATTGAGCGAAAAACACCGACTTCCTTGGCATAGAGTAGTCAACCGTTTGGGGGAGATTGCTTTGCAGGAGGATGAGTCCGCATCCCTGCAGCGTCTGTATTTAGAGGAGGAAGGCATACATTTTAATGAAAGCGGGCGTATTCCACTAGATCAATATCTCTATGATCCTCAGGTGGAGATGGAAGAATAG
- a CDS encoding TolC family protein → MKQKAAAVLLVLSLSSGLASTVQAESLSGNVASSTSVSPSAGATSKTSSVTGQALPTLTLKQAAEWAQTNSYNTRTAERDVERRRMELKNAEKDLGNSPVDFIDNEYVDDETSWKNYSSSTLSYLASKKQAQFAKDQIYFNVMKSYQSVFVAENQVKNDLEALEIAQAEEKIALAKFARGKLSEYTKNESTQARSQAQQTVEQGKIALQKSRDALNFLMGQPNGTAYELVDRPVYKEPKKLDIELHIQQLTDMNPNLWKLEDSIKTSELNVRYFDFNSGAGAYDLAKMDVDTAKEELAKGQKDFAESLRNLYATVKENQKKYVQLEESLRTAKEALELSRKKWARGLIIETELKNNQLKVNQIERQMEELAIELDQNEYTLNKPWST, encoded by the coding sequence ATGAAGCAAAAAGCGGCTGCCGTGCTGCTTGTATTGTCCTTATCATCAGGCTTGGCCTCCACTGTACAGGCTGAGAGTTTATCAGGAAATGTAGCATCAAGTACGTCAGTTAGTCCATCCGCTGGGGCTACATCGAAGACATCATCCGTAACGGGTCAGGCTTTACCTACATTGACACTCAAGCAGGCCGCGGAATGGGCACAGACGAACAGTTACAATACGCGTACCGCCGAACGGGACGTAGAGCGTCGCAGAATGGAACTGAAAAATGCAGAAAAGGATCTGGGGAATTCACCTGTCGATTTTATAGACAATGAGTATGTTGATGATGAAACGTCATGGAAGAATTACAGTTCCTCTACCTTATCCTATCTAGCCAGCAAAAAGCAGGCGCAGTTCGCCAAAGACCAGATTTATTTTAATGTGATGAAAAGCTACCAAAGTGTGTTTGTAGCAGAAAACCAGGTGAAAAATGATCTGGAAGCGCTTGAAATTGCTCAAGCGGAGGAAAAGATTGCACTTGCTAAATTTGCGCGCGGCAAGCTGTCTGAGTATACGAAAAACGAGAGTACACAGGCCAGAAGCCAGGCTCAGCAAACAGTAGAGCAGGGGAAAATTGCGTTGCAAAAATCCAGAGATGCTCTGAACTTCCTTATGGGACAGCCTAATGGAACAGCTTATGAATTGGTTGATCGACCCGTGTACAAGGAACCCAAAAAACTGGATATCGAATTACATATACAACAGCTGACAGACATGAATCCGAATTTATGGAAGCTGGAGGATAGTATCAAAACTTCGGAGCTCAATGTGAGATACTTCGATTTTAACAGCGGCGCAGGTGCTTACGATCTAGCTAAAATGGATGTCGATACAGCCAAAGAGGAGCTCGCCAAAGGTCAAAAGGATTTTGCTGAATCACTCCGCAATTTGTATGCCACGGTTAAGGAAAACCAAAAGAAATACGTACAACTGGAAGAAAGCTTGCGTACGGCAAAAGAGGCCTTGGAGTTATCACGCAAAAAGTGGGCCAGAGGTCTAATTATCGAGACGGAGTTGAAAAATAATCAGCTAAAAGTGAACCAGATTGAACGGCAAATGGAAGAGCTGGCGATCGAGTTGGATCAAAATGAGTATACGTTGAACAAGCCATGGAGCACATAG
- a CDS encoding efflux RND transporter periplasmic adaptor subunit: MAETVLNDALIKLRKKRRKKWIWTAIVLLVVGGGGAAVYLNLPKEQEAPLVQDETLKVERGDVSEKLDTSGTVQASKEVKLNFTSAGDNKLAAVNVKAGDKVKKGQVLALLDSSEIKMQIQTASDTLEISKAKLAELEKGPKAEDIEIQKTNVLRAKMAIDTAQESFELEEAESQKKTSQKLLEQARKAYEDQKFLHDAGAVSNSELEQAEQALDKAQTDYDGLDLQFRKIMSQKRRTISEAEIGYRTAMAELRKIQVPADASNIQASRIEVRRQATELEQKKNELNKLQVTAPWDGVILKVNGDVGTSPTAPFIVMNNSDSNDLKVVVKVSQTDIVKVKKGLSAVLTTNAYPGESFPGKVQFVSPEASTDEGMTTYLMELSVHDPKGKLKTGMIMNVAVILGVHKNVLFVPATALRSEGGQDGVYVAANNAANPGARTFKPVELGFYTPDRVELKSGVKEGDTLIVPAPEPPPDPSAMGGMQGGF; encoded by the coding sequence TTGGCAGAAACGGTTTTAAATGATGCTTTAATCAAGTTACGGAAAAAACGGAGAAAAAAGTGGATATGGACTGCAATTGTTCTACTGGTTGTAGGTGGAGGCGGAGCGGCAGTATATCTGAATCTGCCCAAGGAGCAGGAGGCACCTTTAGTTCAGGATGAGACGCTTAAAGTAGAGCGCGGCGATGTGAGTGAGAAGCTGGACACGTCCGGCACTGTGCAAGCATCCAAGGAAGTGAAGTTAAACTTCACGAGTGCAGGTGATAACAAGCTGGCAGCGGTAAATGTGAAAGCCGGGGACAAGGTGAAAAAAGGACAGGTGCTGGCTCTTCTGGACAGTTCAGAAATTAAAATGCAAATTCAGACTGCGTCTGATACTTTGGAAATATCCAAAGCCAAGCTGGCTGAATTAGAAAAAGGTCCGAAGGCAGAGGATATTGAAATTCAGAAGACAAATGTACTTCGGGCCAAAATGGCTATCGATACAGCGCAAGAATCATTTGAATTGGAAGAAGCCGAAAGTCAGAAGAAAACTTCCCAAAAGCTGTTGGAACAGGCGCGAAAGGCATATGAAGACCAAAAGTTTTTACATGATGCCGGTGCGGTGTCCAACAGTGAATTGGAGCAGGCAGAGCAAGCACTGGATAAAGCACAGACGGACTATGATGGTCTGGATCTGCAGTTCCGCAAAATCATGTCGCAAAAACGTCGCACCATTTCAGAAGCTGAAATCGGATATCGTACGGCAATGGCAGAGCTTCGCAAAATTCAGGTTCCTGCTGATGCATCCAATATTCAAGCCTCACGGATAGAGGTTCGAAGACAGGCGACGGAACTGGAGCAGAAGAAAAATGAATTGAACAAGCTTCAGGTCACAGCACCTTGGGACGGAGTGATCTTGAAGGTGAACGGGGATGTGGGGACTAGTCCGACCGCTCCATTCATTGTCATGAATAACTCGGATTCCAATGATCTTAAGGTAGTTGTAAAGGTAAGTCAGACCGACATTGTCAAAGTAAAGAAGGGTCTTTCAGCCGTGTTGACTACCAATGCCTATCCGGGTGAATCTTTTCCAGGGAAGGTGCAATTCGTCTCACCGGAAGCCTCTACGGATGAAGGGATGACGACGTATCTGATGGAACTGTCTGTCCATGACCCGAAAGGCAAGCTCAAAACGGGCATGATTATGAATGTGGCCGTTATTTTGGGAGTACACAAAAATGTACTGTTCGTACCTGCGACTGCGCTGAGATCCGAAGGGGGACAGGATGGCGTGTATGTTGCCGCCAATAATGCTGCGAATCCAGGGGCGCGCACATTCAAGCCCGTAGAACTCGGATTTTACACGCCAGATCGAGTCGAGCTCAAGTCAGGTGTAAAGGAGGGTGACACGCTTATTGTGCCTGCTCCTGAACCTCCGCCGGATCCTTCCGCTATGGGCGGCATGCAGGGAGGCTTTTAA
- a CDS encoding ABC transporter ATP-binding protein → MRYVIQIEDLKKVYQVGDQEIHALREVQLDIADGDFVAIMGPSGSGKSTMMNVIGCLDLPTSGQFYLDGYSILDAREDELAIIRNQKIGFVFQKFHLLPRATALENVELPMIYAGISAKERRLRAMEALTSVGLGDRMNNRPNELSGGQQQRVSIARALVNNPVILLADEPTGALDSKTSVEIMGIFQRLNDQGKTVVLVTHDQEVAEYAKRLIHFRDGRIEEDQPVGKRRMAAEEVKA, encoded by the coding sequence ATGAGATACGTCATTCAGATTGAGGATTTGAAAAAAGTGTACCAGGTCGGAGATCAGGAAATTCATGCCCTGCGTGAGGTACAACTTGATATTGCTGACGGTGATTTTGTTGCGATCATGGGACCGTCTGGATCAGGCAAGTCCACGATGATGAATGTCATCGGCTGTCTGGATTTACCTACATCGGGACAATTTTATTTGGATGGCTATTCGATATTAGATGCCCGCGAGGATGAACTGGCTATTATACGTAATCAGAAAATCGGATTTGTATTTCAAAAATTTCATTTGCTCCCGCGAGCAACGGCTTTGGAGAATGTGGAACTGCCTATGATCTATGCGGGTATTTCTGCCAAGGAGCGTCGTTTACGGGCAATGGAAGCCCTCACTAGCGTAGGTCTAGGCGATCGGATGAACAATAGGCCGAACGAATTGTCAGGCGGTCAGCAGCAGCGGGTATCCATTGCGCGTGCACTTGTGAACAATCCGGTTATTCTCTTGGCGGATGAACCGACAGGCGCATTGGACTCCAAAACAAGTGTTGAAATCATGGGGATTTTTCAGCGTCTGAATGATCAGGGGAAAACGGTTGTATTGGTTACTCATGATCAGGAGGTTGCGGAATACGCCAAGCGTCTGATTCATTTTCGAGATGGGCGGATTGAAGAGGATCAGCCTGTTGGGAAACGAAGAATGGCGGCAGAGGAAGTGAAGGCATGA
- a CDS encoding ABC transporter permease gives MKFKEIIRVSLNSLRTNMLRSLLTMVGIIIGVAAVIMIVAIGKGSTATITSQINSMGNNLLMIYPYAPYDGSSSMSFNQTKGISLEDIEALEQQKAVAEVAPSAMTNADITWSRNKVSGQIEGTSLAFVHVRKLSLAQGRSFTHYEVDKRMNVAVLGSDAARNIFGPDASRAVGETIMIKQLPFKVVGVLANSNSNMSNSGQQVYVPITTGMERLGNMSIQQVNASATTEEKISQASAEIRQVLRVRHELKPSEGDDFQIMTQTEILKTVSGVDRIMNMLLAGVAAIALGVGGVGIMNIMLVSVTERTREIGIRKAIGAQRSDIMLQFVAEAVFLSLMGGLVGVMVGLGGAKLLEKFVQMPIVYSIEPVLYSFLCCMAVGVLFGVYPARKASKLRPIDALRYE, from the coding sequence ATGAAGTTTAAGGAAATTATCCGTGTGTCGCTCAACAGTTTGCGAACCAATATGCTGCGATCTTTGCTGACCATGGTGGGTATTATTATCGGAGTGGCCGCTGTGATTATGATTGTAGCCATCGGTAAAGGATCAACGGCTACGATTACATCTCAGATCAACAGTATGGGAAATAATCTGCTGATGATTTATCCTTATGCTCCATATGATGGATCAAGTTCCATGTCGTTTAATCAGACAAAAGGAATATCTCTGGAAGATATCGAGGCGCTAGAGCAGCAAAAAGCAGTAGCCGAGGTGGCGCCAAGTGCGATGACCAATGCAGATATTACATGGAGTCGCAATAAGGTCAGCGGGCAAATTGAGGGGACTTCGCTGGCATTTGTTCATGTGAGAAAGCTGTCGCTAGCTCAAGGTAGGTCCTTTACCCACTATGAAGTGGATAAACGAATGAATGTGGCTGTGCTTGGGAGTGATGCGGCCCGTAATATTTTTGGTCCGGATGCTTCCAGAGCGGTCGGTGAGACGATCATGATCAAACAGCTTCCTTTTAAGGTGGTTGGTGTGCTGGCAAATTCCAATTCCAATATGAGTAACAGTGGTCAGCAGGTATATGTACCGATTACAACGGGGATGGAACGGCTAGGCAATATGAGTATTCAGCAGGTGAACGCCTCCGCAACAACAGAGGAGAAGATTAGTCAGGCAAGTGCTGAAATTCGGCAGGTGCTACGTGTCAGACATGAGCTAAAGCCATCAGAGGGTGATGATTTTCAGATTATGACCCAGACGGAAATCTTAAAAACAGTGTCCGGGGTTGATCGGATTATGAATATGTTGCTGGCCGGTGTAGCTGCAATTGCGCTTGGCGTTGGTGGTGTCGGCATTATGAATATTATGCTGGTGTCCGTTACGGAACGCACAAGGGAGATCGGGATTCGCAAAGCGATTGGTGCGCAGCGCAGTGATATTATGTTGCAGTTTGTGGCTGAGGCTGTTTTTCTCAGTCTGATGGGTGGACTGGTCGGCGTAATGGTGGGTCTCGGAGGTGCAAAGCTGCTCGAGAAATTCGTCCAAATGCCGATTGTGTATTCGATAGAGCCCGTGCTGTACTCTTTTCTGTGCTGTATGGCAGTCGGGGTGTTGTTCGGAGTATATCCGGCGCGGAAGGCGTCGAAGCTACGTCCGATTGATGCTTTAAGATACGAATAA
- a CDS encoding helix-turn-helix transcriptional regulator, with translation MLNIVQKHAPITGDQIAEMLNLSKATIRTDLSKLGILNYIDAKPKVGYFVGKRGTPNREEKFRLLQMKVGDLHGVPVIVRETTTIQEAVVALFLENVSNLIVTDEDGDLAGVASRKDLLKVTLGNPNAATIPVSLVMTRQANVVTVSPEDTVLEAARKIIARQIDSLPVVVPSDSDKPGEHWKVVGRITKTNIIKMLLDMVAED, from the coding sequence ATTTTAAACATTGTACAAAAGCATGCCCCGATTACCGGGGATCAGATTGCGGAAATGCTTAATCTTAGCAAGGCGACCATTCGGACCGACTTATCCAAATTGGGCATTCTGAATTACATAGATGCAAAGCCCAAGGTCGGATATTTTGTTGGAAAACGGGGCACGCCAAACCGGGAGGAAAAATTCCGTCTGTTGCAAATGAAGGTCGGCGATCTTCACGGGGTTCCAGTCATCGTACGTGAAACAACCACGATTCAGGAAGCTGTCGTGGCTCTCTTTTTGGAAAATGTGAGCAATTTGATCGTCACCGATGAAGACGGAGATTTGGCAGGGGTGGCTTCCCGCAAGGATTTGCTCAAGGTAACGTTAGGCAATCCCAATGCAGCAACCATTCCTGTCAGCCTTGTGATGACCCGACAGGCGAATGTTGTCACCGTTTCCCCAGAGGATACAGTATTAGAGGCAGCGCGCAAAATTATTGCCCGTCAAATCGACAGCCTGCCTGTCGTCGTCCCTTCCGACTCCGACAAGCCAGGGGAGCATTGGAAAGTCGTGGGACGCATTACAAAAACGAATATTATTAAAATGTTGCTCGATATGGTAGCAGAGGATTAA
- a CDS encoding pyruvate, water dikinase regulatory protein, giving the protein MVQASSHFIAICSDSIGETAEAVVQATMRQFELPDTEIKRFMNVRDEDELSRVMEEVAERKGFVAYTLVQPELREAMKEEAVRLNVRAVDIMGPMMQAFADTFHDDPKEKPGLLHRLDDNYFRRVEALDFAVQYDDGKDVSAILKADIVLLGVSRISKTPLSMFLAHKGYKTVNIPVVPELTPPVQLKDVQRGRVFGLTIEPELLLKIRSERLKVMGLPNNVQYATATRVEEEIAYAQSLFKELNCPVIDVTDKAIEETAGLIIRML; this is encoded by the coding sequence ATGGTTCAGGCGAGCAGTCATTTTATAGCGATCTGTTCAGACTCGATTGGCGAAACGGCAGAAGCTGTCGTACAGGCGACCATGCGCCAATTTGAGTTACCAGACACAGAGATCAAAAGATTTATGAACGTGAGGGATGAAGACGAGCTGAGCCGGGTGATGGAGGAAGTTGCCGAGCGTAAAGGCTTTGTAGCTTATACGCTGGTACAGCCGGAATTGAGAGAGGCGATGAAAGAGGAGGCTGTCCGGCTGAATGTGCGGGCTGTCGACATTATGGGACCGATGATGCAGGCGTTTGCCGATACGTTCCATGACGATCCCAAAGAGAAGCCTGGTCTGCTGCATCGACTGGACGACAACTATTTTCGCCGTGTAGAGGCCTTGGATTTTGCGGTTCAATACGATGATGGCAAAGATGTGAGCGCCATTCTTAAAGCGGATATTGTATTGCTTGGGGTATCCCGTATTTCCAAAACCCCTTTATCCATGTTTCTCGCGCATAAAGGTTATAAAACGGTCAACATACCGGTTGTACCGGAGCTGACACCGCCTGTTCAATTGAAGGATGTTCAGCGTGGTCGAGTGTTCGGATTAACGATCGAGCCAGAGTTACTGTTAAAAATACGCAGTGAGCGACTAAAGGTTATGGGGCTTCCTAATAATGTGCAGTATGCTACAGCGACGAGGGTGGAAGAGGAAATAGCGTATGCGCAGTCTTTGTTTAAAGAGCTGAATTGTCCGGTTATTGATGTTACAGATAAGGCGATTGAAGAGACGGCAGGTTTGATTATCAGAATGTTATAG
- the glpX gene encoding class II fructose-bisphosphatase, translating into MESQMALEFVRVTEAAALQSAQWTGRGDKNSADEAATVAIRTHFNAVSMDGTVVIGEGEMDEAPMLYIGERVGNRRGPAMDIAVDPLEGTETVANGLNNALSVIAAAPRGSLLHAPDMYMQKMAVGPALAGKLSLEDPIPTTLSKAARVLGKSLSDLTVSILDRTRHAGIIKLLRESGVRIKLLGHGDVMGAIETCLDSGVDLHIGSGGAPEGVLAAAALKCMGGEIQGRLLPHGEEEIERCKRMGITDPGALLSMDDMVGRQGVMFVATGVTPGEWLQGVRSLPGHRAETHSVVMHSETKTIRFVRSIHHTADSSGTLAVAASS; encoded by the coding sequence ATGGAGAGTCAAATGGCTTTGGAATTCGTTCGGGTAACAGAGGCAGCGGCACTGCAATCAGCACAATGGACAGGGCGTGGAGATAAGAATAGCGCGGACGAGGCGGCTACGGTAGCCATCCGCACTCATTTTAATGCGGTATCCATGGACGGCACGGTCGTCATTGGCGAAGGCGAAATGGATGAGGCTCCCATGCTGTATATCGGAGAAAGAGTAGGCAATCGTAGAGGACCGGCTATGGACATCGCTGTCGATCCACTAGAGGGAACCGAAACAGTAGCAAATGGTTTGAATAACGCTCTGTCGGTCATTGCTGCTGCACCTCGTGGTAGTCTACTCCACGCTCCAGATATGTACATGCAAAAAATGGCCGTTGGCCCAGCATTGGCTGGAAAGCTGTCACTTGAGGACCCAATCCCAACTACATTGTCAAAAGCTGCACGAGTACTCGGTAAATCCTTGTCTGATCTTACCGTGTCCATTCTGGATCGTACACGGCACGCCGGGATCATCAAGCTTCTGCGGGAAAGCGGCGTTCGAATCAAATTGCTTGGCCATGGGGATGTGATGGGCGCGATTGAAACATGCCTGGATAGCGGTGTGGATTTGCATATCGGTTCTGGTGGCGCTCCTGAGGGTGTATTGGCCGCTGCAGCGCTGAAATGCATGGGCGGAGAAATCCAGGGTCGTCTGCTGCCTCATGGTGAAGAAGAGATTGAGCGTTGCAAACGTATGGGCATTACTGACCCCGGTGCATTGCTTTCCATGGATGATATGGTCGGACGCCAAGGCGTGATGTTTGTGGCTACAGGTGTGACACCTGGAGAGTGGTTGCAGGGGGTTCGTTCTCTTCCCGGTCACAGAGCGGAAACTCATTCAGTCGTAATGCACTCGGAAACAAAAACGATTCGCTTCGTTCGGAGTATTCATCATACAGCTGATTCTTCCGGTACGCTTGCGGTAGCGGCATCCTCTTGA